GAAGTAGTCGTTGTCGCTGTAATAGAGATAGGTGGGCACCTCGATGCCCTCCACATCGTACTCCGGCGGAGTCTTGCTGCTGTACTCCTTCTTGTTGCGCGTCGAGCCGTAGTCGAATTGCCGGAAGTATCCTGAATTGTACTCCTGCAGGTAGTGGAAGATCTGGTTTACCGAACATCCCGCCGGGGTGGTGGCCATAATATCTGGGAGCAGGGTTTCGTTGATATACGGCGAGTTCCAGCCGCCCAGAAGGAATAGTGTGTTGGTGCACATGAATTGGGAAATGGCCTCATCGCTGCATACCAGAGCTCCGAACAAGTTCATTAGCTGCGTATTTGGCAAAAACTCGGCGCTGCCGAACAGCTCGACGAAGGCATTGGGCTGACCAAGCAGAGGTCCACCGACGGTGGCCAATGGACTCTCCATGTGCTCCATCCAGGCCACAGGAGCAAGCAAATGAGCGGAACGAATGCGACTCTTGAAGCGCGGAATCATCGAGTTGAGAACAAAGTAGGAGGTGGTTCCTTGAGAGTGACCCACATACGTCAGTTGGTCCACATTTGTCCAGTAAAGGACGTAGTCCATCATAGCGGGCAGATCGTAGATTCCAATGTCGTGCCACTCAAAGTTCCAGAacggctgcagcagcggcgacTTGCTGGCGTGCTTTTTGGAGTAGGTATTACCTCTGGCATTACCCATCCACACATCGTAGCCCGCTTCAGACAGCAGGTAAGCCAGTCCGCTGTGAGGTCCTGCGAGAACCCAATCCGAGGACGAGCACAACAGGCCGTGCATAAGGAACGCCACGGGGCGTGGCCCGTCGTTACCAGTGTTCTTCGAGTACGGGATACGGTGCATGGTGAGGATGTAACCATCCGAGGTTTGCACCTGGTGTTCTTCGATTTCGTAACCATGTCCCTTAGCAATGGTCACCTGGAGATTAGAC
This sequence is a window from Drosophila teissieri strain GT53w chromosome 2R, Prin_Dtei_1.1, whole genome shotgun sequence. Protein-coding genes within it:
- the LOC122613153 gene encoding lipase 3, whose protein sequence is MLVVQLVAVLFSLGLANALPADAGRASSVTTVTIAKGHGYEIEEHQVQTSDGYILTMHRIPYSKNTGNDGPRPVAFLMHGLLCSSSDWVLAGPHSGLAYLLSEAGYDVWMGNARGNTYSKKHASKSPLLQPFWNFEWHDIGIYDLPAMMDYVLYWTNVDQLTYVGHSQGTTSYFVLNSMIPRFKSRIRSAHLLAPVAWMEHMESPLATVGGPLLGQPNAFVELFGSAEFLPNTQLMNLFGALVCSDEAISQFMCTNTLFLLGGWNSPYINETLLPDIMATTPAGCSVNQIFHYLQEYNSGYFRQFDYGSTRNKKEYSSKTPPEYDVEGIEVPTYLYYSDNDYFASLIDVDRLRYTMNPSALKSAYRLPEEKWNHIDFLWGLNIKEILYDRVINDINNA